The Clostridium sporogenes genome contains a region encoding:
- the mscL gene encoding large-conductance mechanosensitive channel protein MscL: MKNIIEEFKDFAVKGNAVELAVGVVIGGAFGKIVTSLVEDIIMPLVGLLIGGIDFTNLKFTMSFSEKTVVSIKYGNFIQAAVNFLIISFSIFLFIRLINKFKKKEEEVEEPKISNEEILLTEIRDLLKENKS, from the coding sequence TTGAAAAATATAATTGAAGAATTTAAAGACTTTGCGGTAAAAGGAAATGCTGTAGAATTAGCAGTAGGTGTGGTTATAGGTGGAGCTTTTGGTAAAATAGTAACTTCTTTAGTAGAGGATATTATAATGCCTTTAGTAGGATTGTTAATAGGTGGTATAGATTTTACTAATTTAAAATTTACAATGAGCTTTTCAGAAAAAACAGTAGTTTCTATAAAATACGGTAATTTTATACAAGCGGCAGTAAACTTTTTAATAATTTCCTTTTCTATTTTTTTGTTTATTAGATTAATAAATAAGTTCAAGAAAAAGGAAGAGGAAGTAGAAGAACCTAAAATAAGTAATGAAGAAATATTATTAACAGAAATAAGGGATTTGTTAAAGGAAAATAAATCCTAA